Proteins from a single region of Ischnura elegans chromosome 2, ioIscEleg1.1, whole genome shotgun sequence:
- the LOC124174195 gene encoding uncharacterized protein LOC124174195, with the protein MVLKTLYYSYVRSLSGVLTGYFKDIRKRLFDSGVNSSTPDVTRKERSSRRVSGRCLIPTIIVEEEVDSRGSEQTHENEEFVHGFSTSTKSLPWKLSSTPSPKKHHPYSRDFSRGKVCHNAAQALSQKTRTPPRKGSLHSSPITKFPSFSELPEYRNPRRPRYGAQHVDFLWCLGKERMMAPALSLVLSSLSGEDLMACSAVSKTWRTLIMSDRTANSRRLAAIEKRKLRKENMSQIPSKDRVAFLKENRSVLGVIQKERLFPPEGSILKTPPPKMSPKTLKFGLYMKVSYWFYFLF; encoded by the exons atggtactCAAGACATTGTActactcttatgtaagaa GTCTCTCCGGGGTACTTACGGGGTACTTCAAGGATATTCGGAAGAGGCTTTTCGATTCTGGAGTCAACTCATCGACTCCAGACGTTACCCGTAAGGAGCGATCGTCCCGTCGTGTATCTGGCAGGTGTCTCATTCCTACCATTATCGTGGAAGAAGAGGTAGATTCTCGGGGTAGCGAGCAGACTcacgaaaatgaagaatttgtgCATGGATTCTCAACTTCAACGAAGTCTCTTCCGTGGAAACTTTCCAGCACTCCAAGTCCGAAAAAGCATCATCCCTATTCAAGGGATTTTAGCCGAGGAAAGGTATGCCATAATGCTGCCCAAGCCCTCAGTCAAAAAACTCGCACACCTCCCCGGAAAGGctccctccattcctctcccatCACAAAgtttccatcattttctgaactTCCCGAGTATCGTAATCCTCGTCGCCCTAGATACGGTGCTCAGCATGTAGACTTTCTTTGGTGCTTGGGCAAGGAGAGGATGATGGCTCCGGCATTGTCCCTTGTTCTATCGAGTTTGAGCGGTGAAGATCTGATGGCATGCAGTGCCGTGAGCAAGACATGGCGAACACTTATTATGAGTGATAGAACTGCCAATTCAAGGAGGTTGGCAGCTATCGAGAAAAGAAAACTGAGAAAAGAGAATATGTCTCAG ATTCCATCAAAAGATAGAGTGGCTTTCCTCAAAGAAAACCGTTCTGTATTGGGTGTCATCCAGAAGGAGAGGTTATTTCCTCCTGAAGGCTCAATTCTGAAAACTCCACCACCAAAAATGAGTCCAAAAACACTCAAGTTTGGGCTCTACATGAAAGTAAGTTATtggttttattttctattttga